A stretch of DNA from Malus sylvestris chromosome 9, drMalSylv7.2, whole genome shotgun sequence:
tgtgaacatttttttttttttggttttaaagGGGGAAGGAAAGAGAGCCTTCAAAAGTAGGGTAGGGAGAGAGactgttattttttattttttaaatcagATATGCCACTTAATATTACAGTCTAGTAGCATTCCTCTTTACtggtaaatgagaggtcttatgttcgattattgctaaaggtgaatttgaactacattattgctagtccattataAGATTAAACCCACTctttccccttagtgtagataatataaaaaaaataaaaaaaataaggaagaagaaagaaagatatGCTAGCATCATTTGTGGGTGAGGCTTAAAAAAAAGTGTAAAATTTAGGTTGTGCAAAATTACTTTACTATCcttgattttattttgtgatagaagactaaattaatttttcactctcttttgtTTGGCAAAAAAAGTTTtgttaatatgtagtttagatgacatatttttttttggcacgcattaaatataatttcattttttatttatttgcaggCTTTAACGAATGGGAGGTTAGTGAGCGTGAGACATAGGGCACTGGCAAACTCAGTGGTGAAGCCAAGGATGTCAATGGTGTACTTTGGGGCACCACCACTCAATGCATGGATGTCTCCTCTGCCGGAGATGGTGTCGCCGGAGAAGCCCAGCCTCTACAAGCCCTTCACATGGGGTGAGTACAAGAAAGCTGCATACACTACACGATTGGGAGATTCACGTCTAGACCTTTTCAAGATTAATAACCACAGGTGCAAGTGTAACGATCAAATTCCATGTCCATGCTTCGACAATCTTGTACAATAGAACATATGATTTTACATCTTACAAAAATTGATTACTAGGTAGATAAAAATCTATATATGTACTCATACGAGGCATTTAAAGGAatggatttctattttttttttttaataaaaatggggattaCTTGTGGGCTAcaccacatcgaactttaacgatctgaaccgtttatttttttcaagttgcacctcatagatcatccttacaaaatattagccaaattggaATTATTGGAGGCATCTGATTGAGTTtaaagaaattgacgaacatATTGTTCTAAGAAAAACCTTGAAATTTTAcaatgataattaaataggcaaatagttttagattgaattaaatttttataaggatgatctatgaaccgagacttacaaaatagacaatttggatcgttgaagttcAATAAGGACTGAGTCCCAAAACTAATCCTCATTCGAATAAAATGAAGATTCCTTTTTAAAGGGCTGTCTATTCATAATTAAGGTACGTGTATATATGTTTGGCTAGCCGCTAGCATGTTAGGTCAAAATTATAGTTGAAAATATTGGAGGTCGAGCGTATGGATCGGGAATTTTTGCTCTGGGATTTAAGCATTTTCCCATTAATTTGCGTCTCCTTGCATGTGGATTTGTTTGAATATTTGTATAACAAGTGTAGCCAAATACCGTAATGTCTGTTTTTTTCCATTGGGCTTTCagtgtttgatttgattttggtgtGTGTGAGGAATGAACAAAAAGAATGAAGGTATATTCAGAGTGCGACGGATACAAGGCTGTGCAAAAATGCGGCAACCATATAATTCGTTTATATATGAGATGGATTGTAGGGTTTGAAGTAGCATAGTTTGATGATATTCTCTTGTAAATCTTTCCTGATAAAATGATATCTTTTCTTGATATGCTTAGCCTTCTAATGAAATACTGGGTTCTTGGTCATGGAAATTGCTGATGTGTTGTCACACAAAAGAGGTGTGGCATCCACTTGCAATTCTCTAAAGACTTGAGTATGAATCTCATCCAAATGGCCTAAGCTGTTGCTTTTGAGGCACTCACATGCTTGACCTGACGGCACAGTCGTCGGGTAGACTATATGGGCAAACATTTTGTGCAACGAGGGGTCCCTTAtgctacctttttttttaattaaaaaaaattataaacacttgttatattaaataatttatttaattctaaaatttgaaaatcaattattattacaaaattgaaaaaatattatttacaacccaaaaaaaaaattgttcgtACAATTATATAACCAAAaactcaataaaaaaatataaactacTGTGTTGGGGGTGGTGTGACTGCTCGGGCAGCTCATGGGATGGCTCTTAGGGGATCCTAGAATTGCTGGGGGAATGGCTGCAAAAGCTCAGCCAGGGGCTCGGGAATTCTAATGCCATAAGCTAACAAGGACTAGCTAAGGCATTGATGTGCATGTGCACTAATTCCATTTGGCGCGCAAGCTCCATCTCTACCTGGTCAAGTTTAGAATCAATCTCGGTCGATGGAGTAGAGCtaggtgaagaagaagaagactcgACTTCCCGGACCCGACATGCTCATAGATCGTGAACTTCCTTGCCCTTCTTTCGGCCAACCTTGTTCATCAGCAACTGGAGAAGTTGGCATTGGAGGTGTCAACTGCTCCATAGGCACGTCCAGTTGCTGTAGAGAGATGTTGGCAAGGTACTCACCCTTCTTCTATATCATAAAAGcctaccaaaaaaaaacaaaggaaacaaaGTAGGATTATCAATTATAATTTAAACCTTATTTATTGTaatgaaatttgtaattaaaaaaatataaatgaatgATTACATAAATTTCATTCACGACCTCGTGCCATAATTAATGTGcctcctccccccccccccaaaaaaaaaaaaaaaaaaccaccacCTTTGGAAAAGGTTCCCCAACTGCCCACCGTTCCTTGATCCAGTAAGATAGGGGTCGAGAATCGGATTGGTAAAGGCACAACTTATTCTCTTGGTTATCTTTATTTGCCATCAATTTTTTCTGtccattaaaaaaatattaatttaacttgactaaaatatataataattgaacaaaaattaaaatataataaaatttgattaCCTGATACTTTTCATAGAGAAAATGAGCGCACAACCACTCCCACTCGGCCTCCTTCTTTACAAACTCTTGTGGTGGTTTTGCAAGAGTTGCCTCATGAGTCGGAAAACTActgttcgtcgcaggaatctcctggcagacgagcacacagctcccctgggagaatggcgtcggttgagggtatctgtcgtacttctgctttcttctcgggctcgctcgggcaagcctttgtcgggcagatcttggtcgggcaagacacacttcgggcaaggctcgtcggacagttctgaaagagaaggacagagttaatttgaaagggtgcctttgtggggccttagatgtaggccttaaggctcacaatcaagattaactttgtcgtgctcaggcgtgccactgccatcttcagtatggcagatgttgaatgggtgttaagtTTTGATTGgatatgtatacgcccgagaaaccaagttagatataacaggtgcctttgtgaggccttaggtataggccttgaggcttcctgtcaaactaaaccagcgcttggatgtatcatatttggtcttttatggttgccagagtcttatcactattatacttttgattatctgaatccaagaggtaggacgaacccaaatgagtgcctttgtagggccttaggtataggccttgaggcttcccatcagagttaatccttatactcggaccaactagaccacaacatgaaatgaagctaaatagatgccttcgtggggccttaggtgtaggccttgaggctttctatcagaattcactccctgtttaagccttttctacgaatcaagatataatagcaacaaaacggaaaaatagattgattacttgcgccccaagtaacttcggacttctcgcttatcaaaGATTGTCGTtgatgggttgagtccacatagagttcttttttatgccttgaggccaaagacttttaaactgatctttaaattacatgcccgccgggcttaagacttagatctgatttgaactctgacacgattcagatcggatccaagtgctgaagactcattttcattatgactttgctagaaataacttgtatataactgggaatctataacatgttattgtgcttttaaaagaaagaaaagacaaagacagagcaaagatagtcgggtaagtttgaaccttatcggccaaggctgaacttcttacaaaatctatctttgtggctctgtcagaggtctgaaagcttttagaggggttgacgggggagaagaggatacaaaatgaatcgataccaccatgaacaaggtagcagagctattacaggggtttgggaaggtttatcccgaatgggatgaaggcttgtgctgactacagcttcgttgaaggcaaatctggcttgagcagagttttggcttttgtttgtttgtttgagtgtccttaattctgtcttctcttcttccttttatagacgacttcagcttgggttcctgtagcaatagcggtTGCCCGAATGtggtttggtgatgactcactagcttttttacatgaatgccaccaataaagtactttattgggctgtgcagtgactgaataacctaccccctgtggtctttgagcaggtaagcaggtggcctttgtaacttgtgcccagccgaaagcctctttcctgcctcctaagttttcctctgggccttgggtttgggccggctttctctctggcccaaagttcagattttatcccaaacagtgcccccttcaattgatgTTAAGGTTGGGATCCCAAGCGCCAACATTAATTGAAAGAGACCCCTGTTTTAAACCCTTAGAACTCTTAAAACCCTTGTGAGTGAACTTCTCCGTTCTCTGTGTTTCGTAAAAAGAAAACCTTCTCTGATACAACAAAACTTCCTCAATTCTTCCATCATTTCTTTCTCGTTGTCCGACGAGGTTGCATCTTTACCGTTCTCCTTGTTTTTCTTCCCCACGACCTTCATTAAATGGCCTCAGGATCCGGCCAAACCCTACCATCCTACGAGTCTGGTGAAGGAATTGCCACTCTACGCCGTCTGCTCAACGGGCTGCATCGTCCGCGGGCAGGTCTGCATTCTGAACTCTTCTTTGAGATGCATGGGGTTCAATCTTTGGGTCCTGCCTGGATTTCTCGGGTTCCCTCAGTAGTAGAAAGTAATATGCCTAGGGGAAACTGGTTTACCCCAAATCCTTATTTGGCCGACTCGGGCATTTCTTCTTCTAAGTGGTCTTTTCATCGTCGAGGCTTTCCCTTGATGAATGATCCTGCCTGGGCCCAATGGATTGACGAATTGGAACATTCCTTCAAGCAGAAATGGATGAGTAACGGCATCTACGAACTGATTATGCTTTCGAAGATTTCAATTACTCCTAAGCCCGAATTGCTTGCTTCTGCCCTCCTCTTTTGGAATACGGGCACAAACACCTTCGATTTCCGTATGGGTCCCATGTCTCCCACCATTCTTGATATGGCCCAAGTCTTCGGGTTGAGGCCATCGGGCAGGGTGATAGATGTTACTCAAGATTGGATTCCATCCTCTACCACCGGAGGCTCAAGTTCTTCCACCTACTTCCTTCCTCTCAGCTATAACTCAGTTACTTTCAAAAGTTATGGGACCTCCTTTAAAGGATTCATCCCTTTTGTCAAGAAGAACTTCGGGGCAAGCTCTCCTCAAGTCGACAAAGATCAAGAGCATATGTACTTTCTTCTTTACTGGCTTAACAAGCACGTCTTCCCCAACAAATCCAAGGGGGTACGGGTAGAATGGATCCCCTTGGTAGAGGTTCTTCATAATTTTGATGACGTTGCCACAGGTTCATTCCTTCTTTCCCATCTCTATCACCTTCTTTTTGACATGACCCGGGATGAGCCCTTTGAGACCAATTTGAACGGCCCCATCTGGATGATACAGATTTGGCTACAATGGTATTTTCCAGAATTTCGGGCTATTAATCTAGAGTTTCCAGAGGGTGTGGCTTCTGCCCGAATCCTGGCTGAAGCTCCTCCTGTAGATCATTCCACCTTTGCATGCTTCTACTTTTTCCAAGTCTGCAGGACTCGATCAAACTTGGAATGGGGTGCATCGGTCTTGAGGAGATATCCTTGGTTTTCTGACCAAGCCTTCCAAGATGCCCCTGGTGAGGATGTTGCTCCCTTCTGCAAGGAAAAGTTTATCAgctgtgttgatgcacaaaactggatggtcttggtacaacgtaaatccgaccgtgaatctgcatgaaatgtaaatgacacaagagttatcgtggttcaccccaaggtttgggctacgtccacactgattgtattgtatttctctgttgaagagggagagggagagcttagagcttaagGGGTGTGAGGAAGCTTTGAGAGGGATGAGGAGAGACCTCGGTGGTGTCAggtctctcctgaatgtaatgaGAGCTTCTCTTAGCCTTCTTAGGCTTGGCTCTTTTTGCCCCCCCCCTAGAatgaggggaggagtccccttttatagaataaggggctcctcctcttttacaaagtatgggctttagtgtgaggcccaaatacaaggcccaaggcccaaatatacgaggccctaaatatggtataaacagtagtcccccaagtcttcagtcaagagagtcttttggctggagacttgaaattcagtccatgtgtgggccgaagtaactaaatgtcgtctagaactgatgctcgatatgaggcggtgcccaatctgaaatgatgctcaactagaagtagcacatgttgtgaggccgctttgcttgtagcttatgttgccttggttggcttggcttgtggcgtttgaaggtgagggagtcccttttatagaataagggatctctcctcaatacataagtgatgggttagagttgatgctcgcagtgagacggttgctcagtaggcggcgatgctctctaatggtggtgagggagtcccttttataaactaagggctcgctcctcaatacataagtgatgggctaagtcccccaagtatttttcatgagtgctctctaaaagtgaaggagtcccttttatagaataagggctcgctcctcaatacataagtgatgggctagagtctcccaagtatttttatgaggcccagttgaggcccaatatatggtacataatgtagtcccccaagtcttcggtcaatagagtctgttggctggagacttcaaatggaatccatgtatgggccgaagtggcggttgttcggaggcggtatttgtataccctgcactgaagctttgtaggtgaagctttgcaagtgaacctttgaagctgaagctctgtaaatgaagctttcgaagctggagcttttgtaaatgaagcttttgaagctagagctctgtaaatgaagcttttgaagctagagctctgtaaatgaagcttttgaagctagagctcttgtgaatgaagctttcgaaactggagcttttgtaaatgaagcttttgaagctagagctctgtaaatgaagcttttgaagctgattgacatgaatgatgctcatgaatgtttatgttgattgacatgagtgatgctcatggatgttgtcatgagtgatgctcatgaatgttgacatgaatgatggtcatgaatgtttatgtatgattgtcatgagtgatgctcatgaatgtttatgtatgaatgacatgagtagtgctcatgtataatttggagtactaggcgtacttgtGATGACCTGGGTGGTGCTATTTCAAGCCtatgggcctttgccctccacaacatgtcaGCCCATTAATTTTGgactttgccgttttttttttttttttttttttttttgtattattaccctctgatgggattTATACAGATGTTTATATCATTCTGGTGGaatgtttattccttacttttgtttttctctttcttttctacttttgtAATTATCTCAGTGGGTAGCCATattttctgctttgctctttTCCACCGCAAATCTCATGTTGAAAGGGTAGCCATGCTTTCTGCTTTGCTCTTTTCCACCGCAAATCTCATGTTGAAAGGGTAGCCATGCTTTCTGCTTTGCTCTTttactttgctttgcttttactttcccttttctttctcttttccttgcGCTGCATTTATTATTCTCTTGCTCTTGCTGAGGTCCAGGTGCATTAGCCtttgcagatggcagacaaaagTAAAGTGAAGTGCTCTTTAGTTTGCTTTACTTTTGCAGATTGCAAATGGCGGAGGCATAGACTTGTCTTTACAACATCTTCTGGAAAGTCAAAAAGCAGCTTTTAAGGCCACTAGCAGCAATAGCCATCATttctcctttttccttttctctgctGGTTTATTGAATCTCTTCTCACGCCGGTCGCATGCGCCCCGTCCATCTGAGAACTTACCACCCTGACTTTTTGATGAAATGATGCCCATAAATCATAGGGTAATCTGTTTTCTCTAGAATCGCCATAGCTGCATTCTTATACTCCTTGAACAAAGAGACCGAAGGGAACCTCCCGGATATGCTATGAGCAGCTATAGAGCTATCATCCCTCTCCTCCCTCTGCGCCTGGCTCAAAGGGCTCGCAAAATTTTCGATCCCCGGTGACAAGTACGTTTCCGGCAACGAATAAAACGGCGTCGTAAGAGTGGTAGGCGTCGTGCGCTGCACATCTACGACAAGAGGACTAGTGTCGTTCATTTCGGAAGAAGAGAAACTCGCGATCTTGCTCGGGGAACGAAACGCCCAGGGTTCCTCGATGACCACGCCCTCTGATGCGGATGACTTGGAGTCAGAGTCGGCCGAGGAGAGTCGGGGGATGAGCAGAGAACCGTCAGACCAAGAATTGGGCTGAAGATGGGCAGAGAAGCAGTGCAGAAATATCTGGAATCACGGTGGTCCTCATCGTCGGAGTCGGGGTTGACGATCCAGAAATATCTGAGAACTTCAAACACTACAAAAATGGCAGCAGCTAATTTCCCAGCGTTTGGTTACTGAGAAGGTAGCAGATcacaaaaaaggggaaaaatccAGTAGAGCTTATTCGATCTGGAGCCGAGTAGCGTCAAGTATCGAAAGTTTTACTGCTTCTTCTCTGACTCTCAGCCGTTCGAGTCGGTGATGTGATCCTCCCGGCTTTCAACAGTTCCTatgaattttgaaaatttgaaatccgATCTTTCTCGGAAAGATCAGAAAAGTGAACTTTCTGggagaaattgggaaatgaaaTTGTTTGATCTCTCACAATTCCGCACAAAGCTGTTTGGGATCACCTTCAAGATTAAGACTAGCTGAGTAGCGATCCTCCATCACCTATCTCCAACCTGTCGTCGACGGCGTCGGCGGAGCAGACCCAAATCCCGGGGACACCACCGGAATACAAAGCTTCGCCGGCCTCGTCCTCCTCATTCTCTTTAACAGAAATAAACGCAGCAGCGCCAACCTTAGAGAACAAAACGTAATTTTTCGTCCCAGCCTGCCGTCGTTCCCACACTTGGCAGCGCCAAACCCTCGCCTACCCCAGCCTGATCTTCTTCCGAGTTCCTTCTGAGTTGACCCGTTCTGTATCAATCGAGCCGTTCGATTTCGCCGCCCTTTCGTGTTGCTTTTCTTGCCGGAGCCCCGTATCAATCCAGGCAGTCGGACCTGGCGAGGTTCTCTGACCTGGTCGACCCGCCTGAGTCGTGCGCTGGGTGTCTGTACAAGTCACCAGGTCGGGATCCTGTCACTGCCGAGCTCCTATTGCAGAGGCCGACGTTGAGTTCCTCCATCATTTAACCAATCCAAGCCTTGAGCTCCATCACGTCATTGATCAAGGTAGAGAGACAAGACAGAGATGAGAGATTTGATTCCCTGAATCTGCCTTGCTAGATTTGGCAGAACCAGTGCCTTTCTTGCCGGAGATGGAGTCGTCGGAAGAGATCAGGCGGTGCTTGTAGATGCGGTTGGTGGGTTCCAGGATCCGTACCCGGGATAGATTGGGTCGGAGCAGGTCCATGAGGTCGAGCGTCGCTCTTTGTGCAGAAAGAAAGGGTTTTGAGATTGGATAGGCAAGACGAGAGAGGTGAATTTTTCTGGTCTTCTTCGTCTTGTCTCGACTCTACTGGAGTgatgagagagaatgagagagtgtGTCTTGGCATGCCCAATGGGCTGTTTCTAAAACTTGTTTTTGAATGTGGTTTTGGAAATGGATTTTTGGGCCATTTCTgggtttctagagagagagagatgggctGAGATTTTGGTTTAGTGTTTCTGCAGAATCACGGCAGaggtgaaaaaaaatgaaagagaaccgacatagttttttgtatcgattcccacagacggcgccaaatgttgatgcacaaaactggatggtcttggtacaacgtaaatccgaccgtgaatctgcatgaaatgtaaatgacacaagagttatcgtggttcaccccaaggtttgggctacgtccacactgattgtattgtatttctctgttgaagagggagagagagagcttagagcttaagGGGTGTGAGGAAGCTTTGAGAGGGATGAGGAGAGACCTCGGTGGTGTCAggtctctcctgaatgtaatgaGAGCTTCTCTTAGCCTTCTTAGGCTTGGCTCTTTTTGCCCCCCCCTAGAatgaggggaggagtccccttttatagaataaggggctcctcctcttttacaaagtatgggctttagtgtgaggcccaaatacaaggcccaaggcccaaatatacgaggccctaaatatggtataaacaagctGTATTCAGCCAAGAGACTTGGCCTGGGGGGTCCGGGGAAATCGGTATGATCGAGGCTTGGAGGTGTATCATCCTAACTTCTGCAGCAGGCAACTAGGATTTAGGCAATCCATACCTGTCCCATTCTTCGACTCCATCCATTGTGGCACTTCATTTCGGTTACAGACTCCCTCTGAAGCAATATTTCGAGCTGCCCGCCGTAGTTTGGACGTGATGAGCCAAGCAGCCCGACATTCCGTTGTTCTTAATTTCGAATGTACCTCGCTGTTTTCCTCTTGGTGGGAGGAAAGGTGGACTAGAAAATACGGAGGAGATTTGAAAGTGAACCACGATCGCATTTTTAGCCAGCTTTCTCTTAAATCATATCCTAGTTCGGGCGAGCTTGCAAATTGGAAAGATATGATCCAAGAGAAAAACCGATTACTCCTAATAGGTGACTTTCTTCCCATCCGATTTTGCTTTCCTTGTTGTTTACTTTCCTCATTCTTACCTGTTTCTGCAGCTTCAGTTGATACTGAATCCGAAGCCATCGAATCAGAGAATGATTCTGCTGATGCCGCAGTTCTTCATGGTGCTGCAGCAGAAGCTGAAAGGCGGGAAGCCGGGGAAGGGACAGACGTCTCAGAATCTCTTGGGGATTCAGGAGCCGaagaaacaattaaagaaatagCCAAGGATACGATCAAAGCATCTAAACGAAAGAGGGTGGCCATAACTAAAACCACAATCCCCGATCCGGCACTTCCTTCAGCAACCACACGACCAATTCTTACCCGAAAGAGTAAGCGGGCAAGAGTCATCGTGCCTCCTAAACCAACAGCCCCATCTGCTCCTGTTTCTGAAGCGGGTAAAGAGACAGAACAATCTTCCAGTGAGTCTCTCCTCTTCTGGATCAAATGGCTACCTTTCTCCCTTATCTGATTATCCCTTTATCACTCAACAGGACCTCAAGCTTCTAAAAGGTCAACCCTTGCTTCTAAGAAGGAATCACGAAGGGCTGCTACACCTAAAGAGGTATGGCTTCTATCTTTATACTTTCTTATTTTCAAACCTTTCTGAATTTTGAATAATTTGGCTTAGGCTACAAGGAAAGAAAGTCTTTCTCCGCAACCTACCCTAGATGCAACCCCTTCTTCTCAATTTGATCCTTCCACAGGAATCATGTTGCATTTTGTGGATGAGGATGATACTTTGGTGAGTTactctttcttttcatttcaacTTTGCACATTGCTATCCAAGTAACTCCTATCCATGTTCTTTGCAGCCATCTTCGGGATATGAACCCCTTCCCCCGTCAGTGGCCTTGGATAAAGAACCCATAGTTCCTGAGATCCCTGTAGCTTTAGACACAGCTATTTCGCAAGCGCTCACTCGCCAGACGGTCGATgaacctccttcttctcctcaaAATCAACCTCAGGTGCTGgaatattttcttcttgtttcttcCTCTGGTGACCTTTTGCTGATCATCACTACTTTCTTCGGATACAACCAGGATGTAGGCACAGGTTCAGGCACAACTTTCCCATCTGTCGCTGGTGGTGAAAAATCTTCACCTCGACAAGGAGTTAGTGCATTCTCTGGTGAAACCCCGGGGTTAAGTCAGGTAACTTTCTTCTCTCCAAAGCCTCTTTTGCTTTGACTTGTGCATAGTTCATCTTGTCCTGATCCTGAAGTTTTGTAGCGAGCTTCCCCAAAAGAAACTTCCCTTCCTCCAATGGCCCGTAACCCAAGGTGCTTTCAacctccttcttcctctggAGATGTCGACACCTCTCTGTCTAGAGATGAACCGATTGAACAAACAGAAATTGCCCCTTCCATAGGCATTATCTCACCAGAAGAAAATGTTATGCCGGACCCCTCTCCTTCCTCCTCTGATCCTGCCAAGTTGCCCAAACTCTTCGAAGCACTCGGGCGACTTGAGACGCGGTTGAAGTCTTCAAAGCGGGCTTCAACAAAATCTATGTCTTCGGAGCAGCAACAAATCTTTCAAACATGGGCAAAGAAAGAATTCACTGCATCATTTAGCCTCAAGGCTCTCTGTGACCTCGAGAGAGTCATTACTGAGTTCTTTAAAAACGATCGCTTATCCAAGCCTCAGTATgattctttcctttctttctttgaaaACTTGAGGGCCCTCAGGGAGCAACATCAGAAAGCAGACCGGCTGGCTAACCGGGCAAAATGCTTCATAGAGAGAGAATCGAGCTCCTCTACCCAAGTTAGTCGGCTAATGGAAGAGAGTATGCAGACCAAAGAACGGATTGAAGTTGTTTCTTCTGAAATTCAGAAGTTGGAGAGACAACTGATGATCCTTAAGGCGGAGCAAACAACTCTTCTGGATAACCTTGAGCAACAGATCGAAGGGGTGGAAAAAGCGACTTCAGAGTTAGAGCAAACCAAGTCTGAACTTGTAAACAACCATACTGTTTTGGCTAAACCAAACAGGATTTTTACCATCATGCGAACATACCATTCTAGAATAATCACCTTATGTGAAGATGTAAAGTTTTTGGAATAGAATTACTTTGTAATCTCTTTTTGTTTTAGAATGGATATGTAACATTCCTCCTGTTCtgctccctttggataggcctCAGGCAAATCTATGCCCTCTTGCCTGCCTGCTTTTCTCTTCCATCTTTATTGTTGGCAATCTTAGCCCCTGCCCCCGGGTCCTTTCAATGGTATTTTACTCTGTTGATAACCCCGACTCCTTGAAAACGAGGTCGATCATGCTAATAGGAGCTTCGGGGAAAGGGTCAGTATCCACCATCATACTAGCCTGAGGTGAATCGAGTAGTAACTTCCCCTTCACTATCAGATCCTGTACCCAGTCCctaaactggacacaattgactatagaatggttgaaggtataatgCAACTTACAATACTTCTTCCCCCTGAGTTCCTCGGGCTTGGGCATCTTTTTGGTGTTGTCGGGCAAAATGACTCTTGCCC
This window harbors:
- the LOC126581935 gene encoding uncharacterized protein LOC126581935 isoform X1, with the protein product MLHFVDEDDTLPSSGYEPLPPSVALDKEPIVPEIPVALDTAISQALTRQTVDEPPSSPQNQPQVLEYFLLVSSSGDLLLIITTFFGYNQDVGTGSGTTFPSVAGGEKSSPRQGVSAFSGETPGLSQVTFFSPKPLLL
- the LOC126581935 gene encoding uncharacterized protein LOC126581935 isoform X2 — encoded protein: MLHFVDEDDTLPSSGYEPLPPSVALDKEPIVPEIPVALDTAISQALTRQTVDEPPSSPQNQPQDVGTGSGTTFPSVAGGEKSSPRQGVSAFSGETPGLSQTTSAWVPVAIAVARMWFGDDSLAFLHECHQ